In Papio anubis isolate 15944 chromosome 17, Panubis1.0, whole genome shotgun sequence, the following are encoded in one genomic region:
- the MED24 gene encoding mediator of RNA polymerase II transcription subunit 24 isoform X2, which yields MKVVNLKQAILQAWKERWSDYQWAINMKKFFPKGATWDILNLADALLEQAMIGPSPNPLILSYLKYAISSQMVSYSSVLTAISKFDDFSRDLCVQALLDIMDMFCDRLSCHGKAEECIGLCRALLSALHWLLRCTAASAERLREGLEAGTPAAGEKQLAMCLQRLEKTLSSTKNRALLHIAKLEEASLHTSQGLGQGGTRANQPTASWTAIEHSLLKLGEILANLSNPQLRSQAEQCGTLIRSIPMMLSVHAEQMNKTGFPTVHAVILLEGTMNLTGETQSLVEQLTMVKRMQHIPTPLFVLEIWKACFVGLIESPEGTEELKWTAFTFLKIPQVLVKLKKYSHGDKDFTEDVNCAFEFLLKLTPLLDKADQRCNCDCTNFLLQECGKQGLLSEASVNSLMAKRKADREHAPQQKSGENANIQPNIQLILRAEPTVTNILKCSSGLDFLSCPQTMDADHSKSPEGLLGVLGHMLSGKSLDLLLAAAAATGKLKSFARKFINLNEFTTYGSEESTKPASVRALLFDISFLMLCHVAQTYGSEVILSESRTGADVPFFETWMQTCMPEEGKILNPDHPCFRPDSTKVESLVALLNNSSEMKLVQMKWHEACLSISAAILEILNAWENGVLAFESIQKITDNIKGKVCSLAVCAVAWLVAHVRMLGLDEREKSLQMIRQLAGPLFSENTLQFYNERVVIMNSILERMCADVLQQTATQIKFPSTGVDTMPYWNLLPPKRPIKEVLTDIFAKVLEKGWVDSRSIHIFDTLLHMGGVYWFCNNLIKELLKETRKEHALRAVELLYSIFCLDMQQVTLVLLGHILPGLLTDSSKWHSLMDPPGTALAKLAVWCALSSYSSHKGQASTRQKKRHREDIEDYISLFPLDDVQPSKLMRLLSSNEDDANILSSPNRSMSSSLSASQLHTVNMRDPLNRVLANLFLLISSILGSRTAGPHTQFVQWFMEECVDCLEQGGRGSVLQFMPFTTVSELVKVSAMSSPKVVLAITDLSLPLGRQVAAKAIAAL from the exons aTGGTGTCCTACTCTTCTGTCCTCACAGCCATCAGTAAG TTTGATGACTTTTCTCGGGACCTGTGTGTCCAGGCATTGCTAGACATCATGGACATGTTTTGTGACCGTCTGAG CTGTCACGGCAAAGCCGAGGAGTGCATCGGACTGTGCCGAGCCCTTCTTAGCGCCCTCCACTGGCTGCTGCGCTGCACGGCAGCCTCTGCAGAGCGGCTCCGGGAGGGGCTGGAGGCTGGCACTCCAGCCGCTGGGGAGAAGCAGCTTGCCATGTGCCTTCAGCGCCTGGAGAAAACCCTCAGCAGCACCAAGAACCGGGCCCTGCTGCACATCGCCAAACTAGAGGAGGCCT CATTGCACACATCCCAGGGACTTGGGCAGGGTGGCACCCGAGCCAATCAACCAACAG CTTCCTGGACTGCCATCGAGCATTCTCTCTTGAAACTTGGAGAGATCCTGGCCAATCTCAGCAACCCCCAGCTCCGGAGCCAGGCTGAGCAGTGCGGCACCCTCATTAGGAG CATCCCCATGATGCTGTCTGTGCATGCGGAGCAGATGAACAAGACCGGCTTCCCCACCGTCCACGCCGTGATCCTGCTCGAGGGCACCATGAACCTGACAGGCGAGACACAGTCCCTGGTGGAGCAGCTGACGATGGTGAAGCGCATGCAG CATATCCCCACCCCACTTTTTGTCCTGGAGATCTGGAAAGCTTGCTTCGTGGGGCTCATTGAGTCTCCCGAGGGTACGGAGGAGCTCAAGTGGACAGCTTTCACTTTCCTCAAG ATTCCACAGGTTTTGGTGAAGTTGAAGAAGTACTCTCATGGGGACAAG GACTTCACTGAGGATGTCAACTGTGCTTTTGAGTTCCTGCTGAAACTCACACCCTTGTTGGACAAAGCTGACCAGCGCTGCAA CTGTGACTGTACAAACTTCCTGCTCCAAGAATGTGGCAAGCAGGGGCTTCTGTCTGAGGCCAGTGTCAACAGCCTTATGGCTAAGCG CAAAGCAGACCGAGAGCACGCACCCCAGCAGAAATCAGGAGAGAATGCCAACATCCAGCCCAACATCCAGCTGATCCTCCGGGCAGAGCCCACTGTCACAAACATCCTCAAG TGTTCTTCAGGACTTGATTTCCTGTCCTGTCCCCAGACGATGGATGCAGACCACTCTAAGTCCCCGGAGGGACTGCTGGGAGTCCTGGGCCACATGCTGTCCGGGAAGAGTCTGGACTTGCTGCTGGCTGCCGCTGCTGCCACTGGAAAGCTGAAATCCTTCGCCCGGAAATTCATCAA TTTGAATGAATTCACAACCTATGGCAGCGAAGAAAGCA CCAAACCGGCCTCTGTCCGGGCCCTGCTGTTTGACATCTCCTTCCTCATGCTGTGCCATGTGGCCCAGACCTATGGTTCagag gtgattctgtcTGAGTCGCGCACAGGAGCTGACGTGCCCTTCTTCGAGACCTGGATGCAGACCTGCATGCCTGAGGAGGGCAAGATTCTGAACCCTGACCACCCCTGCTTCCGCCCCGACTCCACCAAAGTGGAGTCCCTGGTGGCCCTGCTCAACAACTCCTCGGAGATGAAGCTGGT GCAGATGAAGTGGCACGAGGCCTGTCTCAGCATCTCAGCCGCCATCTTGGAAATCCTCAATGCCTGGGAGAATGGGGTCCTGGCCTTCGAGTCCATCCAG AAAATCACTGATAACATCAAAGGGAAGGTATGCAGTCTGGCGGTGTGTGCTGTGGCTTGGCTTGTGGCCCACGTCCGGATGCTGGGGCTGGATGAGCGTGAGAAGTCGCTGCAGATGATCCGCCAGCTGGCAGGGCCGCTGTTTAGTGAGAACACCCTGCAGTTCTACAATGAGAG GGTGGTGATCATGAACTCGATCCTGGAGCGCATGTGTGCCGACGTGCTGCAGCAGACAGCCACGCAGATCAAGTTTCCCTCCACCGGGGTGGACACGATGCCCTACTGGAACCTGCTGCCCCCCAAGCGGCCCATCAAGGAGGTGCTGACGGACATCTTTGCCAAAGTGCTGGAGAAGGGCTGGGTGGACAGCCGCTCCATCCACATCTTCGACACTCTGCTGCACATGGGCGGCGTCTACTGGTTCTGCAACAACCTGATCAAG GAGCTGCTGAAGGAGACGCGGAAGGAGCACGCGCTGCGGGCAGTGGAACTGCTCTACTCCATCTTCTGCCTGGACATGCAGCAAGTGACCCTGGTCCTGCTGGGCCACATCTTGCCTGGCCTGCTCACTGACTCCTCCAAGTGGCACAGCCTCATGGACCCCCCAGGCACTGCTCTTGCCAA GCTGGCTGTATGGTGTGCCCTCAGTTCCTACTCCTCCCACAAAGGACAGGCATCCACCCGCCAAAAGAAGAGACACCGCGAAGACATCGAG GACTATATCAGCCTCTTCCCCCTGGACGATGTGCAGCCTTCGAAGTTGATGCGACTGCTGAGCTCCAATGAGGATGATGCCAACATCCTTTCAAGCCCCA ACCGGTCCATGAGCAGCTCCCTCTCAGCCTCTCAGCTGCACACGGTCAACATGCGGGACCCTCTGAACCGAGTCCTGG CCAACCTCTTCCTGCTCATCTCCTCCATCCTGGGGTCGCGCACCGCTGGCCCCCACACCCAGTTCGTGCAGTGGTTCATGGAGGAGTGTGTGGACTGCCTGGAGCAGGGTGGCCGCGGCAGTGTCCTGCAGTTCATGCCCTTCACCACC GTATCGGAACTGGTGAAGGTGTCAGCCATGTCCAGCCCCAAGGTGGTTCTGGCCATCACGGACCTCAGCCTGCCCCTGGGCCGCCAGGTGGCTGCTAAAGCCATTGCTGCACTCTGA
- the MED24 gene encoding mediator of RNA polymerase II transcription subunit 24 isoform X4: MKVVNLKQAILQAWKERWSDYQWAINMKKFFPKGATWDILNLADALLEQAMIGPSPNPLILSYLKYAISSQMVSYSSVLTAISKFDDFSRDLCVQALLDIMDMFCDRLSCHGKAEECIGLCRALLSALHWLLRCTAASAERLREGLEAGTPAAGEKQLAMCLQRLEKTLSSTKNRALLHIAKLEEASSWTAIEHSLLKLGEILANLSNPQLRSQAEQCGTLIRSIPMMLSVHAEQMNKTGFPTVHAVILLEGTMNLTGETQSLVEQLTMVKRMQHIPTPLFVLEIWKACFVGLIESPEGTEELKWTAFTFLKIPQVLVKLKKYSHGDKDFTEDVNCAFEFLLKLTPLLDKADQRCNCDCTNFLLQECGKQGLLSEASVNSLMAKRKADREHAPQQKSGENANIQPNIQLILRAEPTVTNILKCSSGLDFLSCPQTMDADHSKSPEGLLGVLGHMLSGKSLDLLLAAAAATGKLKSFARKFINLNEFTTYGSEESTKPASVRALLFDISFLMLCHVAQTYGSEVILSESRTGADVPFFETWMQTCMPEEGKILNPDHPCFRPDSTKVESLVALLNNSSEMKLVQMKWHEACLSISAAILEILNAWENGVLAFESIQKITDNIKGKVCSLAVCAVAWLVAHVRMLGLDEREKSLQMIRQLAGPLFSENTLQFYNERVVIMNSILERMCADVLQQTATQIKFPSTGVDTMPYWNLLPPKRPIKEVLTDIFAKVLEKGWVDSRSIHIFDTLLHMGGVYWFCNNLIKELLKETRKEHALRAVELLYSIFCLDMQQVTLVLLGHILPGLLTDSSKWHSLMDPPGTALAKLAVWCALSSYSSHKGQASTRQKKRHREDIEDYISLFPLDDVQPSKLMRLLSSNEDDANILSSPTDRSMSSSLSASQLHTVNMRDPLNRVLANLFLLISSILGSRTAGPHTQFVQWFMEECVDCLEQGGRGSVLQFMPFTTVSELVKVSAMSSPKVVLAITDLSLPLGRQVAAKAIAAL, translated from the exons aTGGTGTCCTACTCTTCTGTCCTCACAGCCATCAGTAAG TTTGATGACTTTTCTCGGGACCTGTGTGTCCAGGCATTGCTAGACATCATGGACATGTTTTGTGACCGTCTGAG CTGTCACGGCAAAGCCGAGGAGTGCATCGGACTGTGCCGAGCCCTTCTTAGCGCCCTCCACTGGCTGCTGCGCTGCACGGCAGCCTCTGCAGAGCGGCTCCGGGAGGGGCTGGAGGCTGGCACTCCAGCCGCTGGGGAGAAGCAGCTTGCCATGTGCCTTCAGCGCCTGGAGAAAACCCTCAGCAGCACCAAGAACCGGGCCCTGCTGCACATCGCCAAACTAGAGGAGGCCT CTTCCTGGACTGCCATCGAGCATTCTCTCTTGAAACTTGGAGAGATCCTGGCCAATCTCAGCAACCCCCAGCTCCGGAGCCAGGCTGAGCAGTGCGGCACCCTCATTAGGAG CATCCCCATGATGCTGTCTGTGCATGCGGAGCAGATGAACAAGACCGGCTTCCCCACCGTCCACGCCGTGATCCTGCTCGAGGGCACCATGAACCTGACAGGCGAGACACAGTCCCTGGTGGAGCAGCTGACGATGGTGAAGCGCATGCAG CATATCCCCACCCCACTTTTTGTCCTGGAGATCTGGAAAGCTTGCTTCGTGGGGCTCATTGAGTCTCCCGAGGGTACGGAGGAGCTCAAGTGGACAGCTTTCACTTTCCTCAAG ATTCCACAGGTTTTGGTGAAGTTGAAGAAGTACTCTCATGGGGACAAG GACTTCACTGAGGATGTCAACTGTGCTTTTGAGTTCCTGCTGAAACTCACACCCTTGTTGGACAAAGCTGACCAGCGCTGCAA CTGTGACTGTACAAACTTCCTGCTCCAAGAATGTGGCAAGCAGGGGCTTCTGTCTGAGGCCAGTGTCAACAGCCTTATGGCTAAGCG CAAAGCAGACCGAGAGCACGCACCCCAGCAGAAATCAGGAGAGAATGCCAACATCCAGCCCAACATCCAGCTGATCCTCCGGGCAGAGCCCACTGTCACAAACATCCTCAAG TGTTCTTCAGGACTTGATTTCCTGTCCTGTCCCCAGACGATGGATGCAGACCACTCTAAGTCCCCGGAGGGACTGCTGGGAGTCCTGGGCCACATGCTGTCCGGGAAGAGTCTGGACTTGCTGCTGGCTGCCGCTGCTGCCACTGGAAAGCTGAAATCCTTCGCCCGGAAATTCATCAA TTTGAATGAATTCACAACCTATGGCAGCGAAGAAAGCA CCAAACCGGCCTCTGTCCGGGCCCTGCTGTTTGACATCTCCTTCCTCATGCTGTGCCATGTGGCCCAGACCTATGGTTCagag gtgattctgtcTGAGTCGCGCACAGGAGCTGACGTGCCCTTCTTCGAGACCTGGATGCAGACCTGCATGCCTGAGGAGGGCAAGATTCTGAACCCTGACCACCCCTGCTTCCGCCCCGACTCCACCAAAGTGGAGTCCCTGGTGGCCCTGCTCAACAACTCCTCGGAGATGAAGCTGGT GCAGATGAAGTGGCACGAGGCCTGTCTCAGCATCTCAGCCGCCATCTTGGAAATCCTCAATGCCTGGGAGAATGGGGTCCTGGCCTTCGAGTCCATCCAG AAAATCACTGATAACATCAAAGGGAAGGTATGCAGTCTGGCGGTGTGTGCTGTGGCTTGGCTTGTGGCCCACGTCCGGATGCTGGGGCTGGATGAGCGTGAGAAGTCGCTGCAGATGATCCGCCAGCTGGCAGGGCCGCTGTTTAGTGAGAACACCCTGCAGTTCTACAATGAGAG GGTGGTGATCATGAACTCGATCCTGGAGCGCATGTGTGCCGACGTGCTGCAGCAGACAGCCACGCAGATCAAGTTTCCCTCCACCGGGGTGGACACGATGCCCTACTGGAACCTGCTGCCCCCCAAGCGGCCCATCAAGGAGGTGCTGACGGACATCTTTGCCAAAGTGCTGGAGAAGGGCTGGGTGGACAGCCGCTCCATCCACATCTTCGACACTCTGCTGCACATGGGCGGCGTCTACTGGTTCTGCAACAACCTGATCAAG GAGCTGCTGAAGGAGACGCGGAAGGAGCACGCGCTGCGGGCAGTGGAACTGCTCTACTCCATCTTCTGCCTGGACATGCAGCAAGTGACCCTGGTCCTGCTGGGCCACATCTTGCCTGGCCTGCTCACTGACTCCTCCAAGTGGCACAGCCTCATGGACCCCCCAGGCACTGCTCTTGCCAA GCTGGCTGTATGGTGTGCCCTCAGTTCCTACTCCTCCCACAAAGGACAGGCATCCACCCGCCAAAAGAAGAGACACCGCGAAGACATCGAG GACTATATCAGCCTCTTCCCCCTGGACGATGTGCAGCCTTCGAAGTTGATGCGACTGCTGAGCTCCAATGAGGATGATGCCAACATCCTTTCAAGCCCCA CAGACCGGTCCATGAGCAGCTCCCTCTCAGCCTCTCAGCTGCACACGGTCAACATGCGGGACCCTCTGAACCGAGTCCTGG CCAACCTCTTCCTGCTCATCTCCTCCATCCTGGGGTCGCGCACCGCTGGCCCCCACACCCAGTTCGTGCAGTGGTTCATGGAGGAGTGTGTGGACTGCCTGGAGCAGGGTGGCCGCGGCAGTGTCCTGCAGTTCATGCCCTTCACCACC GTATCGGAACTGGTGAAGGTGTCAGCCATGTCCAGCCCCAAGGTGGTTCTGGCCATCACGGACCTCAGCCTGCCCCTGGGCCGCCAGGTGGCTGCTAAAGCCATTGCTGCACTCTGA
- the MED24 gene encoding mediator of RNA polymerase II transcription subunit 24 isoform X5 yields MKVVNLKQAILQAWKERWSDYQWAINMKKFFPKGATWDILNLADALLEQAMIGPSPNPLILSYLKYAISSQMVSYSSVLTAISKFDDFSRDLCVQALLDIMDMFCDRLSCHGKAEECIGLCRALLSALHWLLRCTAASAERLREGLEAGTPAAGEKQLAMCLQRLEKTLSSTKNRALLHIAKLEEASSWTAIEHSLLKLGEILANLSNPQLRSQAEQCGTLIRSIPMMLSVHAEQMNKTGFPTVHAVILLEGTMNLTGETQSLVEQLTMVKRMQHIPTPLFVLEIWKACFVGLIESPEGTEELKWTAFTFLKIPQVLVKLKKYSHGDKDFTEDVNCAFEFLLKLTPLLDKADQRCNCDCTNFLLQECGKQGLLSEASVNSLMAKRKADREHAPQQKSGENANIQPNIQLILRAEPTVTNILKTMDADHSKSPEGLLGVLGHMLSGKSLDLLLAAAAATGKLKSFARKFINLNEFTTYGSEESTKPASVRALLFDISFLMLCHVAQTYGSEVILSESRTGADVPFFETWMQTCMPEEGKILNPDHPCFRPDSTKVESLVALLNNSSEMKLVQMKWHEACLSISAAILEILNAWENGVLAFESIQKITDNIKGKVCSLAVCAVAWLVAHVRMLGLDEREKSLQMIRQLAGPLFSENTLQFYNERVVIMNSILERMCADVLQQTATQIKFPSTGVDTMPYWNLLPPKRPIKEVLTDIFAKVLEKGWVDSRSIHIFDTLLHMGGVYWFCNNLIKELLKETRKEHALRAVELLYSIFCLDMQQVTLVLLGHILPGLLTDSSKWHSLMDPPGTALAKLAVWCALSSYSSHKGQASTRQKKRHREDIEDYISLFPLDDVQPSKLMRLLSSNEDDANILSSPTDRSMSSSLSASQLHTVNMRDPLNRVLANLFLLISSILGSRTAGPHTQFVQWFMEECVDCLEQGGRGSVLQFMPFTTVSELVKVSAMSSPKVVLAITDLSLPLGRQVAAKAIAAL; encoded by the exons aTGGTGTCCTACTCTTCTGTCCTCACAGCCATCAGTAAG TTTGATGACTTTTCTCGGGACCTGTGTGTCCAGGCATTGCTAGACATCATGGACATGTTTTGTGACCGTCTGAG CTGTCACGGCAAAGCCGAGGAGTGCATCGGACTGTGCCGAGCCCTTCTTAGCGCCCTCCACTGGCTGCTGCGCTGCACGGCAGCCTCTGCAGAGCGGCTCCGGGAGGGGCTGGAGGCTGGCACTCCAGCCGCTGGGGAGAAGCAGCTTGCCATGTGCCTTCAGCGCCTGGAGAAAACCCTCAGCAGCACCAAGAACCGGGCCCTGCTGCACATCGCCAAACTAGAGGAGGCCT CTTCCTGGACTGCCATCGAGCATTCTCTCTTGAAACTTGGAGAGATCCTGGCCAATCTCAGCAACCCCCAGCTCCGGAGCCAGGCTGAGCAGTGCGGCACCCTCATTAGGAG CATCCCCATGATGCTGTCTGTGCATGCGGAGCAGATGAACAAGACCGGCTTCCCCACCGTCCACGCCGTGATCCTGCTCGAGGGCACCATGAACCTGACAGGCGAGACACAGTCCCTGGTGGAGCAGCTGACGATGGTGAAGCGCATGCAG CATATCCCCACCCCACTTTTTGTCCTGGAGATCTGGAAAGCTTGCTTCGTGGGGCTCATTGAGTCTCCCGAGGGTACGGAGGAGCTCAAGTGGACAGCTTTCACTTTCCTCAAG ATTCCACAGGTTTTGGTGAAGTTGAAGAAGTACTCTCATGGGGACAAG GACTTCACTGAGGATGTCAACTGTGCTTTTGAGTTCCTGCTGAAACTCACACCCTTGTTGGACAAAGCTGACCAGCGCTGCAA CTGTGACTGTACAAACTTCCTGCTCCAAGAATGTGGCAAGCAGGGGCTTCTGTCTGAGGCCAGTGTCAACAGCCTTATGGCTAAGCG CAAAGCAGACCGAGAGCACGCACCCCAGCAGAAATCAGGAGAGAATGCCAACATCCAGCCCAACATCCAGCTGATCCTCCGGGCAGAGCCCACTGTCACAAACATCCTCAAG ACGATGGATGCAGACCACTCTAAGTCCCCGGAGGGACTGCTGGGAGTCCTGGGCCACATGCTGTCCGGGAAGAGTCTGGACTTGCTGCTGGCTGCCGCTGCTGCCACTGGAAAGCTGAAATCCTTCGCCCGGAAATTCATCAA TTTGAATGAATTCACAACCTATGGCAGCGAAGAAAGCA CCAAACCGGCCTCTGTCCGGGCCCTGCTGTTTGACATCTCCTTCCTCATGCTGTGCCATGTGGCCCAGACCTATGGTTCagag gtgattctgtcTGAGTCGCGCACAGGAGCTGACGTGCCCTTCTTCGAGACCTGGATGCAGACCTGCATGCCTGAGGAGGGCAAGATTCTGAACCCTGACCACCCCTGCTTCCGCCCCGACTCCACCAAAGTGGAGTCCCTGGTGGCCCTGCTCAACAACTCCTCGGAGATGAAGCTGGT GCAGATGAAGTGGCACGAGGCCTGTCTCAGCATCTCAGCCGCCATCTTGGAAATCCTCAATGCCTGGGAGAATGGGGTCCTGGCCTTCGAGTCCATCCAG AAAATCACTGATAACATCAAAGGGAAGGTATGCAGTCTGGCGGTGTGTGCTGTGGCTTGGCTTGTGGCCCACGTCCGGATGCTGGGGCTGGATGAGCGTGAGAAGTCGCTGCAGATGATCCGCCAGCTGGCAGGGCCGCTGTTTAGTGAGAACACCCTGCAGTTCTACAATGAGAG GGTGGTGATCATGAACTCGATCCTGGAGCGCATGTGTGCCGACGTGCTGCAGCAGACAGCCACGCAGATCAAGTTTCCCTCCACCGGGGTGGACACGATGCCCTACTGGAACCTGCTGCCCCCCAAGCGGCCCATCAAGGAGGTGCTGACGGACATCTTTGCCAAAGTGCTGGAGAAGGGCTGGGTGGACAGCCGCTCCATCCACATCTTCGACACTCTGCTGCACATGGGCGGCGTCTACTGGTTCTGCAACAACCTGATCAAG GAGCTGCTGAAGGAGACGCGGAAGGAGCACGCGCTGCGGGCAGTGGAACTGCTCTACTCCATCTTCTGCCTGGACATGCAGCAAGTGACCCTGGTCCTGCTGGGCCACATCTTGCCTGGCCTGCTCACTGACTCCTCCAAGTGGCACAGCCTCATGGACCCCCCAGGCACTGCTCTTGCCAA GCTGGCTGTATGGTGTGCCCTCAGTTCCTACTCCTCCCACAAAGGACAGGCATCCACCCGCCAAAAGAAGAGACACCGCGAAGACATCGAG GACTATATCAGCCTCTTCCCCCTGGACGATGTGCAGCCTTCGAAGTTGATGCGACTGCTGAGCTCCAATGAGGATGATGCCAACATCCTTTCAAGCCCCA CAGACCGGTCCATGAGCAGCTCCCTCTCAGCCTCTCAGCTGCACACGGTCAACATGCGGGACCCTCTGAACCGAGTCCTGG CCAACCTCTTCCTGCTCATCTCCTCCATCCTGGGGTCGCGCACCGCTGGCCCCCACACCCAGTTCGTGCAGTGGTTCATGGAGGAGTGTGTGGACTGCCTGGAGCAGGGTGGCCGCGGCAGTGTCCTGCAGTTCATGCCCTTCACCACC GTATCGGAACTGGTGAAGGTGTCAGCCATGTCCAGCCCCAAGGTGGTTCTGGCCATCACGGACCTCAGCCTGCCCCTGGGCCGCCAGGTGGCTGCTAAAGCCATTGCTGCACTCTGA